A stretch of Triticum aestivum cultivar Chinese Spring chromosome 1D, IWGSC CS RefSeq v2.1, whole genome shotgun sequence DNA encodes these proteins:
- the LOC542993 gene encoding probable glutathione S-transferase GSTU6, whose product MAGDGELKLLGVWTSPFVIRVRVVLNLKSLPYEYVEESLGSKSALLLGSNPVHQSVPVLLHGGRPVNESQVIVQYIDEVWAGAGPSVLPADPYERATARFWAAYVDDKVGSAWTGMLFSCKTEEERAEAVSRAVAALETLEGAFAECSKGKAFFGGDAIGFVDVVLGGYLGWFGAIDKIIGRRLIDPARTPLLARWEERFRAADAAKGVVPDDADKMLEFLPTVLAWIAGKAK is encoded by the coding sequence ATGGCGGGAGACGGCGAGCTGAAGCTGCTGGGCGTGTGGACGAGCCCGTTCGTCATCAGGGTGCGCGTGGTGCTCAACCTCAAGTCGCTGCCGTACGAGTACGTGGAGGAGAGCCTGGGCAGCAAGAGCGCGCTCCTCCTGGGCTCCAACCCGGTGCACCAGAGCGTGCCCGTCCTCCTCCACGGCGGCCGCCCCGTGAACGAGTCCCAGGTCATCGTGCAGTACATCGACGAGGTCTGGGCGGGGGCCGGCCCGTCCGTGCTCCCGGCCGACCCCTACGAGCGCGCCACGGCGCGCTTCTGGGCGGCGTACGTCGACGACAAGGTCGGGTCGGCGTGGACGGGGATGCTCTTCTCGTGCAAGACGGAGGAGGAGCGGGCGGAGGCGGTGTCCCGGGCCGTGGCGGCGCTGGAGACCCTGGAGGGCGCGTTCGCGGAGTGCTCCAAGGGGAAGGCGTTCTTCGGCGGCGACGCCATCGGGTTCGTCGACGTCGTGCTTGGCGGCTACCTCGGCTGGTTCGGCGCGATCGACAAGATCATCGGGCGCCGGCTGATCGACCCGGCGAGGACGCCGCTGCTGGCCAGGTGGGAGGAGCGGTTCCGCGCGGCGGACGCGGCCAAGGGCGTCGTGCCGGACGACGCCGACAAGATGCTCGAGTTCTTGCCCACCGTGCTCGCTTGGATCGCCGGCAAAGCGAAGTGA